A section of the Litoribacterium kuwaitense genome encodes:
- a CDS encoding cytosolic protein, whose protein sequence is MNFRQFFDKYFNSHSESREKHWDEKLQTRYYKANKSQTVDAVAAMFKKEKQYEVTSIQKERGEIGATIRGGKKAFVVVTIIEVRPYKTAVDFSVTSSTVLPFDFGSSHKKITRLYDQLDKTLTFIGTGLSNG, encoded by the coding sequence ATGAATTTTAGACAATTTTTCGATAAATATTTTAACTCTCACTCAGAGTCTAGAGAGAAGCACTGGGATGAAAAGTTGCAAACAAGGTATTATAAGGCGAATAAATCGCAAACGGTCGATGCTGTCGCTGCAATGTTTAAAAAAGAGAAGCAGTATGAAGTTACTTCTATTCAAAAGGAACGGGGAGAAATTGGGGCGACCATTCGGGGAGGTAAAAAAGCATTCGTTGTTGTCACAATCATTGAGGTTCGTCCATATAAGACGGCTGTCGATTTCTCTGTGACATCTTCAACAGTGTTGCCGTTTGATTTTGGCTCATCCCACAAAAAGATCACTCGCCTATACGATCAACTAGACAAAACGCTCACATTCATAGGAACAGGATTAAGTAACGGTTAA
- the speD gene encoding adenosylmethionine decarboxylase translates to METFGRHVIAELWGCHVDKLNDMKYIEETFVEAALQAGAEVREVAFHKFAPQGVSGVVIISESHLTIHSFPEHGYASIDVYTCGDQIDPNVAAHYIAQELEASTNETIEIPRGTGPIQVKESNAKALS, encoded by the coding sequence ATGGAAACATTTGGTCGTCACGTCATCGCAGAGCTTTGGGGTTGTCATGTAGATAAATTGAATGATATGAAATACATTGAAGAAACTTTTGTTGAAGCGGCGTTGCAAGCTGGTGCTGAGGTAAGGGAAGTTGCCTTTCATAAGTTCGCACCACAGGGTGTCAGCGGGGTCGTTATTATTTCGGAATCACACCTAACCATTCACAGCTTTCCTGAGCACGGTTATGCGAGCATCGATGTATATACGTGCGGTGATCAAATTGATCCTAATGTAGCTGCTCATTATATTGCTCAAGAACTGGAAGCATCAACCAATGAAACCATTGAAATTCCTAGGGGCACAGGACCTATTCAAGTGAAGGAAAGCAATGCAAAAGCGTTGTCATAA
- the coaE gene encoding dephospho-CoA kinase (Dephospho-CoA kinase (CoaE) performs the final step in coenzyme A biosynthesis.): MSIVIGLTGGIASGKTTVAQWFIEKGWPVIDADIISREVVQPGEVAYNAIVQQFGKRILTEDGHINRKKLGQMVFSDREQRSTLNEIIHPTVRKRMREQKEALLAKNVPAIILDIPLLFENERQKEVDTTLLIDVSADVQLQRLMKRNDLTKEEAQQRINAQMPLSEKRRLADACIDNSGSLDETYRQLQAWVNEQGLTNAFL, translated from the coding sequence GTGAGCATAGTGATCGGTTTAACAGGAGGTATCGCCAGCGGAAAAACGACGGTGGCACAATGGTTTATCGAAAAAGGCTGGCCTGTTATTGATGCAGACATCATATCGCGCGAAGTCGTTCAGCCAGGTGAAGTGGCGTATAACGCCATTGTGCAACAATTTGGAAAGCGTATTCTCACCGAAGATGGACATATCAATCGTAAGAAGCTCGGACAGATGGTCTTTTCCGATCGGGAGCAGCGTTCTACTTTAAACGAGATCATTCATCCGACAGTAAGGAAGCGAATGCGTGAGCAAAAAGAAGCCCTATTGGCGAAAAATGTGCCCGCCATCATTTTAGATATTCCGTTATTGTTTGAAAATGAACGCCAAAAAGAAGTCGATACGACCTTACTGATTGACGTTTCTGCGGATGTTCAGTTGCAACGGCTGATGAAGCGAAACGATTTAACAAAAGAAGAGGCGCAGCAACGAATCAACGCACAAATGCCACTGAGTGAAAAACGACGATTAGCTGATGCTTGTATTGATAATTCTGGTTCGCTTGACGAAACGTATCGTCAGCTACAAGCATGGGTCAACGAACAAGGATTAACGAATGCATTTTTGTGA
- the ytaF gene encoding sporulation membrane protein YtaF → MSSLLMIALLAFAVSLDGLAVGLSYGLRRIYIPWSSALLIATCSALIFLIAMQFGSLIALALSESLAETIGGWIFIVLGGWIVFQLYRQGGEQEEVPQLKEEDGENAWIGVMKKPSTADIDHSGSIVGIEAVFLGVALSLDAFAAGVGAALLLVPPLPISAGIALTSIICLQLGVWLGRSVRGVRWIERWRFLPGLVLIMMGLWKI, encoded by the coding sequence GTGTCATCTTTGTTAATGATTGCCCTGCTTGCATTTGCAGTAAGTTTAGACGGCCTTGCCGTAGGGTTATCGTACGGTTTACGTCGTATTTATATCCCGTGGTCGAGTGCCCTGCTGATTGCTACTTGTTCCGCTCTTATTTTTTTAATCGCGATGCAGTTTGGATCACTTATTGCGCTTGCGCTTTCAGAAAGTCTTGCCGAGACGATTGGTGGCTGGATCTTTATTGTTTTAGGAGGCTGGATCGTTTTCCAGTTGTATCGGCAAGGAGGAGAGCAAGAAGAAGTTCCGCAGTTAAAGGAAGAGGATGGGGAAAATGCATGGATCGGCGTAATGAAAAAGCCTTCTACTGCGGATATTGACCACTCAGGTTCGATTGTAGGAATAGAGGCTGTTTTTTTAGGCGTGGCGCTGTCATTGGATGCTTTTGCTGCGGGTGTCGGTGCCGCGCTGCTTCTTGTTCCGCCATTACCAATAAGTGCTGGTATTGCTTTAACGAGCATTATTTGTTTGCAGTTAGGCGTTTGGTTAGGGCGATCGGTTCGCGGCGTACGATGGATCGAGCGGTGGCGCTTTTTACCAGGACTCGTTTTAATTATGATGGGCTTGTGGAAAATATAA
- the mutM gene encoding DNA-formamidopyrimidine glycosylase yields MPELPEVESVRRALERLICGKVIERVDVFWPKILKRPDDQALWTPMLSGASFQSVSRVGKCLILYTEQLALVSHLRMEGKYELASSAEGRDKHTHVVFVFNDGTELRYNDVRKFGTMHLYEKGEEHLEKPLNQIGQEPIDPAFDIEKFAHAVGRTKRVIKAVLLDQTIVAGLGNIYVDETLHRALLHPSTPADQLTRDEIERITVEMKQVLHQAIEKGGTTIRSYHNAHGDEGLFQNHLLVYGRVSEACQMCGTPIEKTVVAGRGTHYCIECQPQKH; encoded by the coding sequence TTGCCAGAGTTACCAGAAGTAGAGAGTGTACGCCGTGCGCTTGAGCGCCTCATTTGTGGCAAAGTAATTGAGCGGGTGGACGTATTTTGGCCTAAAATTCTAAAAAGACCGGATGATCAAGCCCTTTGGACACCAATGCTTTCAGGGGCTTCGTTTCAATCGGTTTCGCGAGTCGGAAAGTGTTTAATATTGTATACCGAGCAGCTTGCTCTCGTGTCACATTTACGTATGGAAGGAAAATACGAGCTTGCTTCTTCAGCAGAAGGCAGGGACAAGCATACACATGTCGTTTTTGTTTTTAATGATGGGACCGAATTACGCTACAATGACGTTCGCAAGTTCGGCACGATGCATTTGTATGAAAAAGGCGAAGAACATTTAGAAAAACCATTAAATCAAATTGGTCAAGAGCCAATTGACCCTGCTTTTGACATTGAAAAATTTGCTCATGCGGTTGGACGGACGAAGCGGGTAATTAAAGCTGTCCTCCTCGACCAAACGATCGTCGCAGGGCTAGGTAATATTTATGTTGATGAGACGCTCCATCGTGCTCTTCTGCATCCGTCAACCCCAGCCGACCAATTGACGCGGGACGAAATTGAACGCATTACTGTTGAAATGAAACAAGTTTTGCATCAAGCGATTGAAAAGGGTGGGACGACGATCCGTTCGTATCATAATGCTCACGGCGATGAAGGTCTTTTTCAAAATCATCTCCTCGTCTATGGTCGCGTGAGTGAAGCTTGTCAAATGTGCGGCACACCAATCGAAAAAACGGTCGTTGCCGGTCGAGGGACCCATTACTGTATTGAATGTCAGCCTCAGAAGCACTAA
- the pnpS gene encoding two-component system histidine kinase PnpS, with amino-acid sequence MKWIRARLPLTLVLLLSVSFLGTAFLIGHQVYMHDVDLTKEKLASEGQLISALLEQQTLEESIDVDIQSIVAIYNDEGVSERVIHPESHSDDNLPVLPSEFLAETNQGEYGNFLYTLDPIRGDRYLFVGTPVDEVRQRAEQLWWLLGLSLGATLIVIGMVASRVTRHYAKPVEAAASVAKELARGNYNARTYEQYQDEPGSVLSQSINTLARNLKQMVDSQEMQKDRLRTLIESMGSSLLLIDRKGYVNLMNRAYKDTFQADETRMLSRLYYEVLEHKKVIQLIEDIFMTEKSVRQQMRLSMAIERRHFEVYGTPIIGETEEWKGIVLVFHDITDLKKLENTRKDFVANVSHELKTPITSIRGFTETLLDGAGQDEQLREHFLSIILKESERLQSLVHDLLDLSRIEQDGFPLHLSDVDLVYIVKDTIESLSNKAGKKDIELIDEWSTESSVFIQADSLRMKQVIYNLINNAIAYTPDGGQVKVALQRKDNGAQIVVVDTGIGIHAKEVPRIFERFYRVDKDRSRNSGGTGLGLAIVKHLVEAHHGQIQVESEPDKGTTFTVWLPRKFT; translated from the coding sequence ATGAAGTGGATCCGAGCAAGACTTCCTTTGACTCTTGTCCTACTGCTAAGTGTTTCTTTCTTAGGCACGGCTTTTTTGATTGGTCATCAAGTATACATGCATGATGTCGATTTAACGAAAGAAAAGCTTGCTTCAGAGGGCCAGTTGATCTCCGCCTTATTAGAGCAGCAAACTCTAGAAGAATCGATTGATGTCGATATTCAATCGATCGTAGCGATTTATAATGACGAAGGCGTTAGTGAGCGCGTCATACATCCTGAAAGCCATTCGGATGATAACCTTCCTGTATTGCCAAGTGAATTCTTAGCAGAAACCAACCAGGGAGAATACGGAAATTTTTTATACACATTAGATCCTATACGTGGAGATCGCTATTTATTTGTCGGTACTCCTGTAGATGAAGTAAGACAGCGTGCAGAGCAGCTATGGTGGCTGCTGGGGCTTTCCTTAGGGGCGACCTTAATTGTTATTGGAATGGTCGCTAGTCGAGTCACACGTCATTATGCAAAGCCTGTTGAAGCGGCTGCGAGTGTGGCAAAGGAACTGGCTCGTGGCAATTACAATGCCAGAACATATGAGCAATATCAAGATGAACCAGGAAGTGTCCTTAGCCAATCGATCAATACACTGGCGCGTAATCTTAAACAAATGGTCGATTCCCAAGAAATGCAAAAGGACCGGCTGCGCACATTGATAGAAAGTATGGGCAGTAGTCTTTTGCTCATCGATCGAAAAGGCTATGTCAATCTGATGAACCGAGCGTATAAAGACACATTCCAAGCAGATGAGACTCGTATGCTTTCGCGTTTATATTATGAAGTATTAGAGCATAAGAAGGTCATTCAGTTAATTGAAGACATTTTTATGACTGAGAAAAGTGTTCGCCAGCAAATGCGTCTTTCTATGGCCATTGAACGACGGCATTTCGAAGTATACGGAACACCCATTATCGGTGAAACCGAGGAGTGGAAAGGGATCGTTCTCGTCTTTCATGACATCACCGATCTAAAAAAGCTAGAGAATACACGGAAAGATTTTGTCGCCAACGTGTCTCATGAATTAAAAACACCGATCACGTCCATACGCGGCTTTACAGAAACGTTATTAGACGGTGCAGGACAAGATGAGCAGCTTAGGGAGCACTTTTTATCCATCATTCTTAAAGAGAGTGAGCGGCTCCAATCACTCGTTCACGATCTTCTTGACTTATCCCGCATTGAGCAGGATGGTTTTCCGCTTCATCTATCAGATGTTGACCTTGTGTACATTGTGAAAGACACGATCGAATCACTTTCTAATAAGGCTGGAAAGAAAGATATTGAACTCATCGATGAATGGTCTACGGAATCCTCGGTTTTTATCCAAGCTGATAGCTTAAGAATGAAACAGGTGATTTATAATTTAATCAATAATGCGATTGCCTATACGCCAGATGGTGGTCAAGTTAAAGTTGCACTACAAAGAAAAGACAATGGTGCGCAAATTGTCGTTGTAGACACTGGAATTGGCATCCATGCGAAGGAAGTGCCACGGATCTTTGAACGATTTTATCGTGTCGATAAAGATCGGAGTCGTAATTCTGGAGGAACAGGTCTTGGCCTTGCCATCGTGAAACACTTAGTCGAAGCGCATCATGGACAAATTCAAGTTGAAAGCGAGCCGGATAAAGGTACGACCTTTACGGTTTGGCTGCCGCGAAAATTTACATGA
- a CDS encoding response regulator produces MSEKTILVVDDEPSIVTLLQYNLQQAGYDVITANDGEEALQKILEEEITLVVLDLMLPKIDGVEVCKQLRQQKNQLPILMLTAKDDEFDKVLGLELGADDYMTKPFSPREVVARVKAILRRTQIPTSEESTDHPFVVLGDLEVYPDQYEAYYKKEVLELTPKEFELLAYLAKHRGRVLTRDQLLSAVWNYDFVGDTRIVDVHISHLREKIEEDTKKPVYIKTIRGLGYKMEEPKHG; encoded by the coding sequence GTGAGTGAAAAAACGATTCTAGTTGTTGACGATGAACCATCAATCGTCACTTTATTGCAGTACAATTTACAGCAGGCTGGTTATGATGTGATTACAGCCAACGATGGTGAAGAGGCGCTTCAAAAAATATTAGAAGAAGAGATCACCCTCGTGGTTTTAGATTTAATGTTGCCTAAAATTGACGGCGTGGAAGTATGCAAGCAGCTTCGACAGCAAAAAAATCAACTGCCGATTTTAATGCTGACTGCCAAAGATGATGAGTTTGATAAAGTGCTTGGCTTAGAATTAGGTGCAGATGATTATATGACGAAGCCCTTTAGTCCTCGAGAAGTTGTTGCGCGGGTCAAAGCGATTCTTCGTCGTACGCAAATTCCTACGTCAGAAGAATCAACAGACCACCCGTTTGTTGTTTTAGGCGATCTTGAAGTGTATCCCGATCAATACGAGGCTTATTACAAAAAAGAAGTTTTAGAATTAACGCCGAAAGAATTTGAGTTGCTCGCATATTTAGCAAAGCATCGCGGGAGAGTTCTTACGAGAGATCAATTGCTTAGCGCTGTGTGGAATTATGATTTTGTTGGGGATACTCGTATCGTAGACGTGCATATCAGTCACTTACGAGAAAAGATCGAGGAAGATACGAAAAAGCCAGTATACATTAAAACGATCCGTGGACTTGGTTATAAAATGGAGGAGCCAAAGCACGGATGA
- the mdh gene encoding malate dehydrogenase, with product MTIQRRKVSVIGAGFTGATTALMVAQKELADVVLVDIPDQEKPTQGKALDMLEASPVQGFDAHVKGTSDYEDTAGSDIVVITAGIARKPGMSRDDLVSTNAKIMTSVTKEIVKHSPNTTIIVLTNPVDAMTYAVYKASGLPKERVIGQSGILDTARFRTFIAEEVNLSVKDVTGFVLGGHGDDMVPLIRYSSVGGVPVDQLVSQERLDAIVERTRKGGGEIVSLLGNGSAYYAPAASLTEMVEAILKDQKRVLPSIALLEGEYGYEGIYLGVPTVLGGAGLERIIELDLTEEEKTALDKSAESVKKVMAVLA from the coding sequence GTGACCATCCAAAGAAGAAAAGTATCTGTCATCGGAGCAGGATTTACAGGCGCAACAACCGCACTCATGGTTGCGCAAAAAGAGCTGGCAGATGTCGTCCTCGTAGATATTCCTGACCAAGAAAAGCCAACACAAGGCAAAGCGTTGGACATGCTTGAAGCAAGTCCAGTTCAAGGTTTTGATGCCCATGTGAAAGGAACTTCTGATTACGAGGATACAGCAGGGTCGGACATCGTTGTCATCACAGCCGGTATTGCAAGAAAACCTGGCATGAGTCGTGATGATCTCGTCAGCACAAATGCGAAGATCATGACATCCGTCACAAAAGAAATTGTAAAACACTCTCCGAATACGACGATTATCGTGCTAACGAATCCAGTAGATGCGATGACCTATGCGGTCTACAAGGCTTCTGGCCTCCCGAAAGAACGCGTTATCGGACAATCAGGCATTCTTGATACAGCTCGTTTCCGAACATTCATCGCTGAAGAAGTGAACTTATCTGTGAAGGATGTCACTGGTTTCGTTTTAGGTGGGCACGGTGACGACATGGTTCCTTTGATCCGTTATTCCTCTGTTGGCGGTGTACCTGTCGATCAGCTCGTGTCTCAAGAAAGGTTGGACGCCATAGTTGAACGGACAAGAAAAGGTGGCGGTGAAATCGTTAGTCTTCTTGGAAACGGAAGTGCCTATTATGCACCAGCTGCTTCTTTAACAGAAATGGTTGAAGCGATTTTAAAAGATCAAAAGCGTGTGCTTCCTTCGATCGCTTTGTTAGAGGGAGAATACGGGTATGAAGGCATTTATCTAGGTGTGCCAACCGTTCTTGGCGGTGCAGGTCTGGAGAGAATCATTGAGCTTGATTTAACAGAGGAAGAGAAAACCGCACTTGACAAATCAGCCGAGTCTGTGAAAAAAGTGATGGCCGTTCTGGCATAG
- the icd gene encoding NADP-dependent isocitrate dehydrogenase → MTQGERITENNGVLNVPNTPVIPYIEGDGTGPDIWASASKVIEAAVEKAYNGEKSIAWKEVLAGEKAYNQTGEWLPSETLDVIRDYKIAIKGPLTTPIGGGIRSLNVALRQELDLFTCLRPVRYFEGVPSPLKRPEDTDMVIFRENTEDIYAGIEYQEGSDEVKKVIAFLKDDMGVNKIRFPETSGIGIKPISAEGTKRLVRAAIEYALKENRKSVTLVHKGNIMKFTEGSFKNWGYEVAEEEYGDKVFTWVEYDKIVEEKGRAAADEAQSKAEAEGKLIIKDAIADIFLQQILTRPKEFDVVATMNLNGDYISDALAAQVGGIGIAPGANINYESGHAIFEATHGTAPKYAGLDKVNPSSVILSGVLMLEHLKWNEAADLIIKAMEKTIAEKVVTYDFARLMDGATEVKCSEFGDALIKNMGA, encoded by the coding sequence ATGACTCAGGGAGAACGTATTACAGAAAATAATGGTGTACTCAACGTACCTAACACACCTGTAATTCCTTATATTGAAGGCGATGGCACTGGTCCAGACATTTGGGCTTCTGCTTCCAAAGTTATCGAAGCTGCTGTTGAAAAAGCATATAACGGCGAGAAGAGCATCGCTTGGAAAGAAGTATTAGCTGGGGAAAAAGCATACAACCAAACTGGTGAGTGGCTCCCAAGTGAAACACTTGATGTTATCCGTGACTATAAAATCGCGATTAAAGGGCCTTTAACTACACCAATCGGTGGTGGAATTCGTTCACTGAATGTTGCGCTTCGTCAAGAGCTCGATCTGTTTACATGCCTTCGTCCAGTTCGTTATTTTGAAGGAGTTCCTTCTCCGCTTAAACGTCCTGAAGATACAGATATGGTGATCTTCCGTGAAAATACTGAGGACATTTACGCAGGGATCGAATATCAGGAAGGCTCAGATGAAGTGAAAAAAGTCATCGCTTTCCTTAAAGATGACATGGGCGTAAACAAAATTCGCTTCCCAGAAACATCTGGTATCGGTATTAAGCCTATTTCTGCTGAAGGTACGAAGCGTCTCGTACGTGCAGCCATTGAATACGCACTTAAGGAAAACCGTAAGTCTGTAACCCTCGTTCATAAAGGAAACATTATGAAGTTTACAGAAGGCTCCTTTAAAAACTGGGGCTATGAAGTGGCTGAGGAAGAGTACGGCGATAAAGTCTTCACATGGGTTGAGTACGACAAAATTGTTGAAGAAAAAGGCCGTGCTGCTGCAGATGAAGCTCAATCCAAAGCAGAAGCAGAAGGTAAGCTCATCATTAAAGATGCAATTGCTGACATTTTCCTTCAGCAAATCTTGACTCGTCCAAAAGAGTTCGATGTTGTTGCAACGATGAACCTAAATGGTGACTACATTTCCGACGCTTTAGCTGCACAGGTAGGTGGAATTGGAATTGCTCCAGGAGCAAATATTAACTATGAATCTGGACATGCTATTTTTGAAGCAACACATGGAACAGCACCAAAATATGCAGGGCTTGACAAAGTCAACCCATCTTCTGTCATTCTTTCTGGTGTCTTAATGCTTGAACACTTGAAGTGGAATGAAGCTGCAGACCTTATCATTAAAGCAATGGAAAAAACAATCGCAGAGAAAGTGGTTACTTACGACTTTGCTCGTTTAATGGACGGGGCTACAGAAGTAAAATGCTCTGAGTTCGGTGATGCACTCATCAAAAATATGGGTGCGTAA
- the citZ gene encoding citrate synthase yields the protein MTVSRGLEGVVATQSSISSIIDDVLTYRGYNIDDLAENASFEEVVYLLWFGKLPTEEEYHTFTQQLSEHATLPEEVIDHLKSYDLQHVHPMAALRTAVSMLGVLDKEADDDSVEANRRKAIRLQAQLPTLVTAFSRIRNGGEPVAPKMELSIAANFLYMLTGKEPDEISVEAFNKALVLHADHELNASTFTARVCVATLSDMYSGITSAIGALKGPLHGGANERVMRMLSEIGTVDNAEPYIQKALDNKEKIMGFGHRVYRTGDPRAKHLKKMSSELTKVTGETKWYDMSVTIEDIVTGQKNLPPNVDFYSASVYHSLGIDHDLFTPIFAVSRVSGWIAHILEQYENNRLIRPRAEYVGKVKETFVPMADRG from the coding sequence ATGACAGTCAGTCGCGGACTTGAAGGCGTTGTGGCGACACAATCGTCCATCAGTTCAATCATTGATGATGTCCTTACATACAGAGGGTATAACATTGATGACTTAGCCGAAAACGCTTCTTTCGAGGAAGTTGTCTATTTGCTATGGTTTGGCAAATTACCGACAGAGGAAGAGTATCACACGTTTACGCAACAGCTTTCAGAGCATGCTACGTTGCCAGAGGAAGTCATAGACCATTTAAAATCATATGACCTTCAACATGTCCATCCAATGGCAGCGCTTAGAACAGCGGTTTCAATGCTAGGTGTTCTTGACAAAGAAGCTGATGATGACTCTGTTGAAGCAAACCGCCGCAAAGCCATTCGACTTCAAGCTCAATTGCCTACGCTCGTGACAGCGTTTTCCCGAATTCGTAATGGCGGAGAACCTGTCGCACCTAAAATGGAGCTCAGCATTGCTGCAAATTTCTTGTACATGCTGACAGGTAAGGAGCCTGATGAGATTAGCGTTGAAGCCTTTAATAAAGCTTTAGTTCTGCATGCGGATCATGAATTGAACGCATCGACGTTTACGGCTAGAGTGTGTGTTGCGACGCTCTCAGACATGTACTCAGGTATTACATCTGCGATTGGTGCATTGAAAGGACCTTTGCACGGTGGGGCCAATGAACGCGTTATGAGAATGCTGTCGGAGATTGGCACTGTCGACAATGCAGAGCCGTACATACAAAAAGCTCTCGACAATAAAGAAAAGATTATGGGCTTTGGGCATCGTGTGTATCGTACAGGTGATCCAAGAGCGAAGCACTTAAAGAAAATGTCTAGTGAGTTGACAAAAGTAACAGGTGAGACAAAATGGTATGATATGTCTGTGACCATTGAAGACATTGTTACTGGTCAGAAAAATCTACCGCCAAATGTTGACTTTTATTCAGCATCTGTTTATCACAGCCTTGGGATTGACCACGATTTGTTTACACCCATTTTTGCTGTCAGCCGTGTGTCAGGATGGATTGCGCACATTCTTGAACAATACGAGAATAATCGCTTGATTCGTCCTCGTGCGGAGTATGTAGGCAAAGTAAAAGAGACATTTGTTCCAATGGCAGACCGTGGATAA
- a CDS encoding DUF441 domain-containing protein, producing the protein MAAIGPYIFLSLLFVIGLIVKNKTLYIAVLVLAALKASGAEEKPMAFLHDKGLMIGVTVITVAVLVPIATGEIGFKQLGEAAKSSNAWIAVGAGVFVALVAKSGLSLLSNDPHLTAALVIGTILAVVLFNGVAVGPLIGAGIAAIIISFVQKLGG; encoded by the coding sequence ATGGCAGCGATAGGCCCCTATATCTTTTTATCTTTATTGTTTGTGATTGGGCTCATCGTAAAAAATAAAACGCTGTATATTGCTGTCCTCGTTTTAGCCGCATTAAAAGCGAGCGGAGCCGAGGAAAAGCCAATGGCATTTCTTCACGATAAAGGGCTAATGATCGGTGTAACAGTGATTACGGTTGCAGTGCTTGTCCCCATTGCGACAGGAGAGATTGGCTTTAAACAGCTTGGTGAAGCCGCAAAGTCCTCGAATGCCTGGATCGCTGTTGGTGCAGGGGTGTTTGTTGCTCTTGTCGCAAAAAGCGGCCTTTCTTTATTAAGCAATGACCCTCATCTAACTGCGGCGCTCGTCATCGGCACTATACTTGCGGTCGTTCTTTTCAACGGAGTCGCCGTCGGCCCTTTGATCGGTGCAGGTATAGCTGCGATCATTATTTCATTTGTGCAAAAATTAGGTGGCTGA
- the ytvI gene encoding sporulation integral membrane protein YtvI, which produces MNRKDTRHFFIFARAILLFTTIGIILIAIYGTLRYAYPFLIAFLLAWIMNPAIEWLKKRLGFHRLTAVFFIMVGFLGVLGFLLFVTVSEMISGTSYLISVLPPHIDRLIANVNDIILNVYTLIEAQLHSLNNDQQDWIENQLVQLLDNIGEAVKTVVQGTLVLIPGLLSFVPNTAVVLICILLGTFFISKDWPRVTGWIKRMCPPLWQRSWSSILQTFKHSFNGFIKAQFILVSISTVIVWLGLTFLNIDYALTIALLIGMVDLLPYAGTGLVFLPWMIYLFFQARYEAVIGLAILYGIIIISRQLLEPKILSSQIGIHPLSTLISMFVLFQWIGVAGLFLGPFVIVAFRALHEAGLFKEAWNYITRSD; this is translated from the coding sequence GTGAATCGAAAAGATACACGTCACTTCTTTATATTCGCACGCGCAATTTTACTTTTTACGACCATAGGGATCATCCTTATTGCAATTTATGGGACACTCCGCTATGCCTACCCTTTTCTGATCGCATTTTTACTTGCCTGGATCATGAACCCAGCTATCGAATGGCTCAAAAAACGATTGGGCTTTCATCGCTTGACCGCTGTTTTTTTTATCATGGTTGGCTTTCTCGGTGTGTTAGGATTCCTCCTTTTTGTTACCGTTTCCGAGATGATCTCTGGGACAAGCTATTTAATCTCGGTACTACCGCCACACATCGACCGGTTGATTGCCAATGTGAATGACATTATTTTAAACGTATATACGCTCATTGAAGCGCAACTTCATTCATTGAACAACGATCAACAAGATTGGATTGAAAATCAGCTTGTGCAACTTCTTGACAACATAGGTGAGGCGGTCAAAACCGTCGTGCAAGGTACGCTCGTCCTTATCCCTGGACTGCTTTCCTTCGTGCCGAATACAGCAGTCGTCCTTATTTGTATTTTACTAGGAACCTTTTTTATCTCGAAAGATTGGCCACGAGTCACAGGCTGGATAAAGCGCATGTGCCCTCCGCTATGGCAACGGAGCTGGTCGTCCATTCTGCAAACCTTTAAACATTCATTTAATGGCTTTATTAAAGCACAGTTCATTCTTGTCAGCATTTCTACCGTAATTGTCTGGCTTGGTTTAACGTTTTTGAACATCGATTATGCGTTAACGATCGCTTTGCTCATAGGCATGGTAGACCTTTTGCCTTATGCTGGGACAGGGCTCGTTTTTTTACCGTGGATGATTTATTTGTTCTTTCAAGCCAGATACGAAGCAGTGATAGGTTTAGCTATTTTGTATGGCATTATTATCATTTCAAGACAATTACTTGAGCCGAAAATTCTCTCAAGTCAAATTGGCATTCATCCACTGTCGACATTGATTTCAATGTTTGTTTTATTTCAGTGGATCGGAGTTGCAGGCTTATTTCTAGGGCCTTTTGTAATAGTTGCTTTTCGCGCTTTACACGAAGCGGGCTTATTTAAAGAGGCATGGAACTATATTACACGCTCGGATTAA